From the genome of Pseudomonas yamanorum, one region includes:
- a CDS encoding fimbrial protein has product MTRTYRIFALAALTSTFVIPAAQAGDGTVNFKGQLIGQTCTVSVNGGSNMGTVTLPTLGITALGAVGATAGRTQFTIGLSACGTGNSIQDFVQGLTGNSVIGKTASTYFESGPGVDPTTRNIINTGGATGVQLQLLDSGGDVIKAGDPGQPRTPAITNLASNGGVMTYGVQYIANDVIAPGSVVGSVTYSIAYN; this is encoded by the coding sequence ATGACGCGCACATACCGCATCTTCGCGCTCGCAGCGCTGACGTCGACCTTCGTGATACCGGCTGCACAGGCAGGCGATGGCACCGTTAACTTCAAAGGCCAACTGATTGGGCAGACGTGTACCGTCAGTGTGAACGGTGGCAGCAACATGGGCACCGTCACGCTGCCGACACTGGGCATCACGGCCCTCGGCGCCGTAGGCGCTACCGCCGGCAGAACCCAGTTCACCATTGGGTTGAGTGCATGCGGCACCGGTAATTCCATCCAGGACTTTGTACAAGGTTTGACGGGCAATAGTGTGATTGGCAAGACGGCGTCCACTTACTTTGAGAGCGGCCCAGGCGTCGATCCCACCACCCGGAACATTATTAACACCGGTGGTGCCACCGGCGTGCAGCTCCAGTTGCTTGATTCCGGCGGCGATGTGATCAAGGCCGGTGACCCGGGACAACCGCGTACCCCGGCCATTACCAATCTCGCCAGCAACGGTGGCGTGATGACTTACGGCGTCCAGTACATCGCCAACGATGTTATTGCGCCGGGCAGCGTCGTGGGCTCGGTTACCTATTCCATCGCCTATAACTAA
- a CDS encoding histidine kinase, whose amino-acid sequence MRLNAYWVFSFLVGQEGCFMVNPKLRVLLVDEEQSRLVSIEKNLSGLGYSRVAPLTSFRDLLVILDNALCPFDLLIIHQVVLENAGEVLEQLVRSSPAIKHLLVYQGNTLQVLSTIESSSSSMRFELPCLPDREAIKQVMGFIDKVELHEVYGKQRVSV is encoded by the coding sequence ATGCGGCTGAATGCTTACTGGGTGTTCAGTTTTCTCGTGGGCCAAGAAGGGTGTTTCATGGTGAATCCAAAGTTGCGTGTCTTGTTAGTTGACGAAGAACAATCCAGGTTAGTCAGCATAGAAAAGAACCTGTCGGGACTTGGCTACAGTCGTGTTGCCCCGCTGACATCATTCCGGGATTTATTGGTGATACTGGATAACGCGTTATGCCCGTTTGACCTGCTGATTATTCATCAGGTTGTGCTGGAAAACGCAGGCGAAGTGCTTGAGCAGCTAGTACGAAGTTCGCCGGCAATCAAACATTTACTGGTTTACCAGGGCAATACGCTGCAGGTGCTTTCCACTATCGAGTCGTCATCATCGTCGATGCGCTTTGAGTTGCCTTGCCTGCCGGACCGAGAGGCCATCAAGCAAGTAATGGGCTTTATCGACAAGGTCGAGTTGCATGAGGTTTACGGCAAGCAGCGGGTGTCTGTTTAG